From a single Desulfobulbaceae bacterium DB1 genomic region:
- a CDS encoding precorrin-2 C(20)-methyltransferase, with amino-acid sequence MNGTLYVVGVGPGDPELMTLKAMRLLERCGVWFAPAGSPDGESVALNIAGAVVARTGKEVITHYFPMKKIHRGKTPDQEVQKAWDEACALILARLRAGRDVVFPTLGDPAIYSTGFYICETLLAAEPRLAVEIIPGVSSIGASAAAAGQPLCLGDDRLVVLPATFENGELRETLEKFDSVVLMKVHRVMDRIVPLLDEMKLLDRAVLVERSSQQGQRISRDLYGAMKEKQHYFSTIIVRKNGR; translated from the coding sequence ATGAACGGAACATTGTATGTGGTAGGCGTCGGGCCGGGGGATCCGGAGCTGATGACGCTCAAAGCCATGCGGCTGCTGGAACGATGCGGGGTGTGGTTTGCCCCGGCGGGCAGCCCGGATGGGGAAAGCGTGGCCTTGAATATCGCCGGCGCGGTGGTGGCGCGCACCGGCAAGGAAGTGATCACCCATTATTTCCCGATGAAGAAGATTCATCGCGGCAAAACACCGGACCAGGAGGTGCAAAAGGCCTGGGACGAGGCCTGCGCCCTGATTCTTGCGCGGCTGCGCGCCGGCCGGGACGTGGTTTTCCCCACCCTGGGCGACCCGGCCATCTACAGCACCGGGTTTTACATCTGCGAGACCCTGCTGGCGGCGGAGCCCCGGCTTGCCGTTGAGATCATCCCCGGGGTGTCCTCCATCGGCGCCTCGGCCGCGGCCGCCGGGCAGCCGCTTTGTCTGGGCGACGACCGGCTGGTGGTGCTGCCCGCCACCTTTGAAAACGGCGAGCTGCGGGAAACCCTGGAAAAATTCGATTCAGTGGTGCTGATGAAGGTGCATCGGGTGATGGATCGCATCGTGCCCCTGCTTGACGAGATGAAACTCCTTGACCGGGCCGTGCTGGTTGAACGGTCAAGCCAGCAGGGGCAGCGGATCAGCCGCGATCTGTATGGGGCGATGAAGGAGAAGCAGCATTATTTTTCCACCATTATTGTGAGAAAAAATGGGCGTTGA
- a CDS encoding precorrin-4 C(11)-methyltransferase: MGVENMIHFVGAGPGDPDLITVKGRRLLVEADLVVYAGSLVPQALVENLRAETVNSASLDLAAIIDTMASAWEKGAKVVRLHTGDPSIYGAIREQMAELDRLAIPYAVVPGVSSAFAAAAALQAELTLPEVSQTVIITRRAGRTPVPAGQELASLAAHRATMLIFLSVAMIDEVVEELVNGGYPPSTPAAVVEKASWPEQRIIRATLVDIGDKVRAAAIRKTAIICVGEVFDQNGLRAVSRLYDPAFTHGCRDGAG; the protein is encoded by the coding sequence ATGGGCGTTGAAAACATGATCCATTTCGTCGGCGCCGGTCCCGGCGATCCTGACCTGATAACGGTCAAGGGTCGCAGGCTGCTTGTCGAGGCCGATCTGGTCGTCTATGCGGGCAGCCTGGTGCCGCAGGCCCTGGTCGAGAACCTGCGGGCCGAGACGGTTAATTCCGCCTCCCTTGATCTGGCGGCCATCATCGACACCATGGCGTCAGCCTGGGAAAAAGGCGCCAAGGTGGTGCGCCTGCATACCGGCGACCCGTCCATTTACGGCGCGATCCGCGAGCAGATGGCGGAGCTGGACCGGCTGGCCATTCCCTACGCCGTCGTGCCGGGGGTCAGTTCGGCCTTTGCCGCCGCTGCCGCCCTGCAGGCGGAGTTGACCCTGCCCGAGGTCTCCCAGACCGTTATCATCACCCGCCGGGCGGGCCGCACCCCGGTGCCGGCCGGCCAGGAGCTGGCAAGTCTCGCCGCCCACCGGGCCACCATGCTGATTTTTCTCAGCGTGGCCATGATCGACGAGGTGGTGGAGGAACTTGTGAACGGCGGATACCCGCCCTCGACCCCGGCGGCGGTGGTGGAAAAGGCGAGTTGGCCGGAGCAGCGGATTATCCGCGCCACCCTGGTCGACATCGGCGACAAGGTGCGCGCAGCCGCGATCCGCAAAACCGCCATCATCTGCGTCGGCGAGGTCTTTGACCAAAATGGCCTGCGGGCGGTGTCAAGGCTCTATGACCCTGCTTTTACCCACGGGTGCCGTGATGGAGCAGGCTGA